A genomic segment from Necator americanus strain Aroian chromosome III, whole genome shotgun sequence encodes:
- a CDS encoding hypothetical protein (NECATOR_CHRIII.G11303.T2) yields MLRLAELTFNARSDAMVDVLLGTRELPPLQRSTLMWNLNRIVCDEMKLGFMTMLAGTHTYNYGVYQAIADTMKVPLVDWEVSDVRSADAKRSPMTFSVRPPVDHILVDYIKYKGWTHVVYIHDGANADRTLHGMFEYLKEGSPEYNLYVDNFRAPSDEEFFREFLNDFHRRMSLTHLNKENASETGESEAVRPVHVIVDLEGGYRMRMFLRALDESVLVKKEYHYVFANFEMEDADLASFHYSLINITGFQMFDRMEKKFLQNRKMFEDIYREQITTVDYLPASSAFAHDALLVAASALDRTIRKHGISVFSNSFSRHQLFNRGLPGLYCRSHEDSEHPDREFEPFEFGDKIAESLKEVVLTSDDGTLTGRIEFDPNTGWRTNFSAAVIEIKPGVNSLNSIKERFQWAQGKGFLLDQQRMFHENKPNVTMSAKGILVDKPWKLSLNVVTVLVKPFVMLKRSSQGDPLQKGNDRFEGYCIDLLKLLAKNISGFEYNIFVSEGNKYGARQPDGSWDGMLGYLLNETADIAVAPLTITQERERAVDFSKPFMTTGISIMIKKPEKQEFNIFSFMEPLGMRIWIFTLCSYVGVSLTIFLVSSFSPYEQRVQFNRGEFSVSNEFSMYNSLWFTLAAFMQQGTDILPKAFSGRIASSAWWFFTLIIVSSYTANLAAFLTLEKMTPPIESVEDLANQNKILYGVVKGGSTAAFFEGKYAFLLEETTNNYEGGRKPCNTMKVGQNLNTLGYGIATKIGNPLRGSINLAILYLQEKGELKRLENKWWYDRGQCDQGISDSGASSSLNLSKVAGIFYILMCGMVLSMLTALVEFLVRKKKENRQKEKKRQSVIRQRPFVTGASNRFNKRRTKSEEARGSLSTQC; encoded by the exons ATGCTTCGACTTGCCGAATTAACATTCAACGCTCGTTCTGATGCAATGGTCGACGTTCTGTTAGGCACCCGAGAACTTCCTCCGCTTCAAAGAAGCACGCTTATGTGGAATTTGAACAGAATAG TGTGCGACGAGATGAAATTAGGCTTCATGACTATGCTGGCGGGGACGCACACTTATAATTATGGAGTATATCAGGCGATTGCGGATACAATGAAG GTGCCACTTGTGGACTGGGAAGTGTCTGACGTCCGCTCGGCAGATGCGAAACGCTCTCCGATGACTTTCTCTGTTCGGCCACCAGTTGATCACATACTTGTGGATTATATCAAGTACAAAGGATGGACACACGTTGTGTACATTCATGACGGGGCTAACG CTGATCGGACTTTACACGGAATGTTCGAGTATTTGAAGGAAGGAAGCCCCGAATACAATCTGTATGTGGACAATTTCAGG GCTCCCTCCGACGAAGAGTTCTTTCGcgaatttttgaatgacttCCATCGCAGAATGTCACTCACGCATTTAAACAAGGAAAACGCCTCAGAAACAGGGGAATCGGAGGCTGTGCG CCCAGTGCACGTCATCGTTGACTTAGAAGGTGGGTATCGAATGAGGATGTTCCTGAGAGCTCTCGACGAAAGTGTGCTTGTGAAGAAGGAGTATCATTATGTATTCGCCAATTTT GAGATGGAAGATGCGGACTTGGCCTCCTTTCACTACTCATTGATCAACATAACCGGATTTCAAATGTTCGATcgtatggaaaagaaattcct GCAAAACAGAAAGATGTTCGAGGATATATATCGGGAACAGATCACCACAGTGGACTACCTTCCG GCAAGCAGCGCATTCGCCCACGATGCTCTGTTGGTTGCAGCTTCTGCGCTAGACCGCACCATTCGAAAGCATGGAATTAGCGTATTTTCAAA CAGCTTCTCCCGCCATCAGCTCTTCAATCGTGGCCTCCCCGGACTATACTGCAGGTCACATGAAGATAGTGAACATCCAGACAGGGAGTTCGAACCCTTCGAGTTCGGAGACAAAATTGCAGAGTCACTCAAAGAG GTGGTCCTTACTAGTGACGACGGAACTCTAACGGGACGAATTGAATTTGATCCCAACACCGGATGGCGCACTAATTTTTCTGCTGCCGTTATTGAAATAAAACCAGGCGTGAATAGTTTGAACAGCATAAAGGAG AGATTCCAATGGGCGCAGGGTAAAGGATTCCTCCTTGATCAGCAGAGGATGTTCCATGAAAACAAACCTAACGTGACGATGTCGGCGAAAGGAATTCTTGTGGACAAGCCATGGAAACTGAGTTTGAATGTTGTCACCGTTTTG GTGAAGCCGTTCGTGATGTTAAAAAGAAGCAGCCAGGGCGATCCTCTACAAAAGGGCAACGATCGCTTCGAAGGATACTGCATTGATCTGCTGAAGCTGCTTGCCAAAAACATCTCTGGCTTCGAATATAACATCTTCGTGTCTGAAGGAAACAA GTACGGTGCTCGACAACCGGACGGCAGCTGGGACGGAATGCTTGGATATCTTCTGAACGAG ACTGCAGACATCGCAGTCGCGCCGCTCACAATCACTCAGGAGAGGGAAAGAGCAGTGGATTTCTCAAAACCCTTCATGACAACCG GCATTTCAATAATGATCAAGAAACCGGAGAAACAagaatttaatattttctcgTTCATGGAACCATTGGGAATGCGTATTTGGATTTTTACACTGTGCTCGTACGTAGGA GTTTCGCTGACAATTTTCCTTGTGTCCTCGTTCTCGCCATACGAGCAACGAGTACAGTTCAATCGTGGAGAATTCTCTGTCTCGAACGAATTTTCTATGTACAACTCTCTCTGGTTTACTCTTGCTGCCTTCATGCAACAAGGAACCGACATTCTCCCAAA GGCTTTCTCTGGAAGGATCGCTTCATCTGCATGGTGGTTTTTCACTCTGATCATAGTTTCTTCGTATACCGCTAATTTAGCAGCTTTTCTGACTTTAG AGAAAATGACTCCTCCAATCGAATCTGTCGAAGATCTGgcaaatcaaaataaaattctttacGGAGTTGTCAAAGGTGGATCAACTGCTGCTTTTTTCGAG GGCAAATATGCATTCTTACTAGAAGAGACCACCAACAACTATGAGGGAGGTCGCAAACCATGCAACACAATGAAAGTTGGGCAGAACCTAAACACGCTCGGATACGGAATCGCAACCAAAATTGGAAATCCTTTGAG GGGGTCCATCAACTTAGCCATACTCTACCTCCAGGAGAAAGGAGAGCTCAAACGACTGGAAAACAAGTGGTGGTACGATCGAGGACAGTGCGACCAAGGAATTTCG GACAGCGGTGCAAGCTCGTCGCTGAATCTGTCAAAAGTAGCTGGTATCTTTTACATCCTAATGTGCGGCATGGTACTCTCAATGCTTACAGCGCTAGTGGAGTTTCTTGtgcgaaagaagaaagagaatcGACAGAAAGAAAAG AAACGACAGTCGGTTATTCGCCAACGCCCCTTCGTAACGGGAGCATCCAATCGATTCAACAAACGGCGTACAAAATCGGAGGAAGCCAGAGGCAGTTTGTCAACACAGTGTTAG
- a CDS encoding hypothetical protein (NECATOR_CHRIII.G11303.T1), translating into MTKWCPALFVCLLGSARPSRKVPLRAFVDVSETDNATAYATIEMLRLAELTFNARSDAMVDVLLGTRELPPLQRSTLMWNLNRIVCDEMKLGFMTMLAGTHTYNYGVYQAIADTMKVPLVDWEVSDVRSADAKRSPMTFSVRPPVDHILVDYIKYKGWTHVVYIHDGANADRTLHGMFEYLKEGSPEYNLYVDNFRAPSDEEFFREFLNDFHRRMSLTHLNKENASETGESEAVRPVHVIVDLEGGYRMRMFLRALDESVLVKKEYHYVFANFEMEDADLASFHYSLINITGFQMFDRMEKKFLQNRKMFEDIYREQITTVDYLPASSAFAHDALLVAASALDRTIRKHGISVFSNSFSRHQLFNRGLPGLYCRSHEDSEHPDREFEPFEFGDKIAESLKEVVLTSDDGTLTGRIEFDPNTGWRTNFSAAVIEIKPGVNSLNSIKERFQWAQGKGFLLDQQRMFHENKPNVTMSAKGILVDKPWKLSLNVVTVLVKPFVMLKRSSQGDPLQKGNDRFEGYCIDLLKLLAKNISGFEYNIFVSEGNKYGARQPDGSWDGMLGYLLNETADIAVAPLTITQERERAVDFSKPFMTTGISIMIKKPEKQEFNIFSFMEPLGMRIWIFTLCSYVGVSLTIFLVSSFSPYEQRVQFNRGEFSVSNEFSMYNSLWFTLAAFMQQGTDILPKAFSGRIASSAWWFFTLIIVSSYTANLAAFLTLEKMTPPIESVEDLANQNKILYGVVKGGSTAAFFEDSTVPLYKKMWDFMQDEHNKFLRNQAPESVFVDTYAEGIDRVRKSKGKYAFLLEETTNNYEGGRKPCNTMKVGQNLNTLGYGIATKIGNPLRGSINLAILYLQEKGELKRLENKWWYDRGQCDQGISDSGASSSLNLSKVAGIFYILMCGMVLSMLTALVEFLVRKKKENRQKEKKRQSVIRQRPFVTGASNRFNKRRTKSEEARGSLSTQC; encoded by the exons ATGACAAAATGGTGTCCTGCTCTGTTCGTGTGCTTGCTCGGCTCCGCTCGTCCCAGTCGCAAAGTTCCGCTGA GAGCATTCGTTGATGTGTCGGAAACGGATAATGCAACGGCTTACGCTACAATTGAG ATGCTTCGACTTGCCGAATTAACATTCAACGCTCGTTCTGATGCAATGGTCGACGTTCTGTTAGGCACCCGAGAACTTCCTCCGCTTCAAAGAAGCACGCTTATGTGGAATTTGAACAGAATAG TGTGCGACGAGATGAAATTAGGCTTCATGACTATGCTGGCGGGGACGCACACTTATAATTATGGAGTATATCAGGCGATTGCGGATACAATGAAG GTGCCACTTGTGGACTGGGAAGTGTCTGACGTCCGCTCGGCAGATGCGAAACGCTCTCCGATGACTTTCTCTGTTCGGCCACCAGTTGATCACATACTTGTGGATTATATCAAGTACAAAGGATGGACACACGTTGTGTACATTCATGACGGGGCTAACG CTGATCGGACTTTACACGGAATGTTCGAGTATTTGAAGGAAGGAAGCCCCGAATACAATCTGTATGTGGACAATTTCAGG GCTCCCTCCGACGAAGAGTTCTTTCGcgaatttttgaatgacttCCATCGCAGAATGTCACTCACGCATTTAAACAAGGAAAACGCCTCAGAAACAGGGGAATCGGAGGCTGTGCG CCCAGTGCACGTCATCGTTGACTTAGAAGGTGGGTATCGAATGAGGATGTTCCTGAGAGCTCTCGACGAAAGTGTGCTTGTGAAGAAGGAGTATCATTATGTATTCGCCAATTTT GAGATGGAAGATGCGGACTTGGCCTCCTTTCACTACTCATTGATCAACATAACCGGATTTCAAATGTTCGATcgtatggaaaagaaattcct GCAAAACAGAAAGATGTTCGAGGATATATATCGGGAACAGATCACCACAGTGGACTACCTTCCG GCAAGCAGCGCATTCGCCCACGATGCTCTGTTGGTTGCAGCTTCTGCGCTAGACCGCACCATTCGAAAGCATGGAATTAGCGTATTTTCAAA CAGCTTCTCCCGCCATCAGCTCTTCAATCGTGGCCTCCCCGGACTATACTGCAGGTCACATGAAGATAGTGAACATCCAGACAGGGAGTTCGAACCCTTCGAGTTCGGAGACAAAATTGCAGAGTCACTCAAAGAG GTGGTCCTTACTAGTGACGACGGAACTCTAACGGGACGAATTGAATTTGATCCCAACACCGGATGGCGCACTAATTTTTCTGCTGCCGTTATTGAAATAAAACCAGGCGTGAATAGTTTGAACAGCATAAAGGAG AGATTCCAATGGGCGCAGGGTAAAGGATTCCTCCTTGATCAGCAGAGGATGTTCCATGAAAACAAACCTAACGTGACGATGTCGGCGAAAGGAATTCTTGTGGACAAGCCATGGAAACTGAGTTTGAATGTTGTCACCGTTTTG GTGAAGCCGTTCGTGATGTTAAAAAGAAGCAGCCAGGGCGATCCTCTACAAAAGGGCAACGATCGCTTCGAAGGATACTGCATTGATCTGCTGAAGCTGCTTGCCAAAAACATCTCTGGCTTCGAATATAACATCTTCGTGTCTGAAGGAAACAA GTACGGTGCTCGACAACCGGACGGCAGCTGGGACGGAATGCTTGGATATCTTCTGAACGAG ACTGCAGACATCGCAGTCGCGCCGCTCACAATCACTCAGGAGAGGGAAAGAGCAGTGGATTTCTCAAAACCCTTCATGACAACCG GCATTTCAATAATGATCAAGAAACCGGAGAAACAagaatttaatattttctcgTTCATGGAACCATTGGGAATGCGTATTTGGATTTTTACACTGTGCTCGTACGTAGGA GTTTCGCTGACAATTTTCCTTGTGTCCTCGTTCTCGCCATACGAGCAACGAGTACAGTTCAATCGTGGAGAATTCTCTGTCTCGAACGAATTTTCTATGTACAACTCTCTCTGGTTTACTCTTGCTGCCTTCATGCAACAAGGAACCGACATTCTCCCAAA GGCTTTCTCTGGAAGGATCGCTTCATCTGCATGGTGGTTTTTCACTCTGATCATAGTTTCTTCGTATACCGCTAATTTAGCAGCTTTTCTGACTTTAG AGAAAATGACTCCTCCAATCGAATCTGTCGAAGATCTGgcaaatcaaaataaaattctttacGGAGTTGTCAAAGGTGGATCAACTGCTGCTTTTTTCGAG GATTCCACTGTTCCGCTATACAAGAAGATGTGGGACTTCATGCAAGACGAGCACAACAAATTCCTGAGAAATCAAGC ACCTGAGTCAGTTTTTGTGGACACCTATGCAGAAGGGATCGACAGGGTTAGGAAAAGTAAG GGCAAATATGCATTCTTACTAGAAGAGACCACCAACAACTATGAGGGAGGTCGCAAACCATGCAACACAATGAAAGTTGGGCAGAACCTAAACACGCTCGGATACGGAATCGCAACCAAAATTGGAAATCCTTTGAG GGGGTCCATCAACTTAGCCATACTCTACCTCCAGGAGAAAGGAGAGCTCAAACGACTGGAAAACAAGTGGTGGTACGATCGAGGACAGTGCGACCAAGGAATTTCG GACAGCGGTGCAAGCTCGTCGCTGAATCTGTCAAAAGTAGCTGGTATCTTTTACATCCTAATGTGCGGCATGGTACTCTCAATGCTTACAGCGCTAGTGGAGTTTCTTGtgcgaaagaagaaagagaatcGACAGAAAGAAAAG AAACGACAGTCGGTTATTCGCCAACGCCCCTTCGTAACGGGAGCATCCAATCGATTCAACAAACGGCGTACAAAATCGGAGGAAGCCAGAGGCAGTTTGTCAACACAGTGTTAG
- a CDS encoding hypothetical protein (NECATOR_CHRIII.G11304.T2), giving the protein MGTTSSSIMHSAKCRQKTSMQFPQSDDFSLMFWTDQCRECNAVDLNASVGPTMSLCIYENGFLKPLGALHTLEVCPRPKEGDRKEASARANSEKERYRPAKVVNADNTYVYDFGSLNMP; this is encoded by the exons ATGGGGACGACTTCCTCTAGCATTATGCACTCCGCGAAATGTAGGCAGAAGACGTCTATGCAATTTCCACAATCTGATGACTTTTCCCTTATGTTTTGGACTGACC AATGCAGAGAATGTAATGCCGTCGACTTGAACGCTTCTGTGGGACCTACAATGTCGTTGTGCATCTATGAAAATGGCTTTTTAAAG CCTCTAGGCGCCCTCCA TACTCTCGAAGTCTGCCCCAGACCAAAGGAAGGAG ACCGTAAAGAAGCATCTGCAAGAGCAAACAGCGAAAAGGAACGATACAGGCCTGCTAAGGTTGTGAACGCCGACAACACGTATGTGTACGATTTCGGATCGTTGAATATGCCGTAA
- a CDS encoding hypothetical protein (NECATOR_CHRIII.G11304.T1) yields the protein MGTTSSSIMHSAKCRQKTSMQFPQSDDFSLMFWTDQCRECNAVDLNASVGPTMSLCIYENGFLKLRWSKPFQLGPLLAPRMIAVRVKMAMVPARPQLLASRRPPVIMASEQSFWNSAKSFFSFSTLEVCPRPKEGDRKEASARANSEKERYRPAKVVNADNTYVYDFGSLNMP from the exons ATGGGGACGACTTCCTCTAGCATTATGCACTCCGCGAAATGTAGGCAGAAGACGTCTATGCAATTTCCACAATCTGATGACTTTTCCCTTATGTTTTGGACTGACC AATGCAGAGAATGTAATGCCGTCGACTTGAACGCTTCTGTGGGACCTACAATGTCGTTGTGCATCTATGAAAATGGCTTTTTAAAG TTGCGGTGGAGCAAGCCATTCCAGTTAGGACCCTTGTTAGCTCCACGCATGATTGCAGTCCGAGTGAAGATGGCGATGGTCCCAGCTCGACCTCAACTGCTAG CCTCTAGGCGCCCTCCAGTGATCATGGCATCTGAACAAAGTTTCTGGAACTCTGCAAAGAGCTTCTTCTCGTTCAGTACTCTCGAAGTCTGCCCCAGACCAAAGGAAGGAG ACCGTAAAGAAGCATCTGCAAGAGCAAACAGCGAAAAGGAACGATACAGGCCTGCTAAGGTTGTGAACGCCGACAACACGTATGTGTACGATTTCGGATCGTTGAATATGCCGTAA